TAAAAAGGTGAGTGATACATCACAGGAAATacaatagtttgtgtgtgtgtgtacgcatgtggACGTGTTTCATTATACATGAATAGTaaacaaaaatttgaccaactggggactaATACAATGTCCCCagaaggtcaaatgctatttctagagggtttagggttagaattagtgttagggttaaggttagggttaggagctagagttaggtttagggttaaggttaggttttcagataagggttaggttagggaaaataggattttgaatgggactgaattgtgtgacCCCCACAAAGTTAGTTatacaggactggtgtgtgtgtttttgtgagtaTACTGTTTGTAATTCTGTAACAGGATGTCCTTGGGTCAACACGGTCACTGAGGGCACATCTGCACAACCACTTTGCAAAATCTTCTAAGCAGGGGAACAGGGGaatgacacacacgcacgcacgcacacacacacacagcaaatcgGCATGTCTACACAGTGGGTCATCAAGGTGAAACAGTTCTTCTGTCAAACATCAAAAGAGCATGGTCACAGAAAACCACAAGGTCAATATTTGACTATTTTCATATGTCTCATTTAAAATACCATGTTTTCTGAAAGACCGATATATTATACACATCTTATCAATCTGAATCCACTGAATTTTGTAATTCTCCGCTGGTTACATTTCAAAGAAGAAGCAGAATACACTACCTGTGTGTAGGCTATATATTGCAGCTGTATGAAGGAGTTGTTATTATCTTGAGGGTACAGGAGATGGACTGACTGAGAAACTAGGCTATGAGGTGGGGATGGGCTGTGGGTTGCCCTGCTCTACCCGAGAACTGAGGATGTTGGAGACCAAGGGAGCCTGATCCTGACCTTGGTCAGATCCAACTGTGAGCATCTGtctcagtaggcctacatacTGCCAATATATTCAGCTTACAACATAAAACAGCCCCCATGTTCTTGGTTGTTTCATGGAGGACTGAGAAATGAATGCAAAATATCTCCTAAAACTTGTTTCACAGCTAACATGATACTCCACAAGGTGTAcaggaatgtaaaaaaaaaaaaatctgaacattAGTTTGGTGTAGATATAGCAGCACTATTTGGAATTCTTTATTCATCCATTGGCTTACAatggtgatcaaatcaaatcaaatcaaatttatttatatagcccttcgtacatcagctgatatctcaaagtgctgtacagaaacccagcctaaaaccccaaacagcaagcaatgcaggtgtagaagcacggtggctaggaaaaactccctagaaaggccaaaacctaggaagaaacctagagaggaaccaggctatgtggggtggccagtcctcttctggctgtgccgggtggagattataacagaacatggccaagatgttcaaatgttcataaatgaccagcatggtcgaataataataaggcagaacagttgaaactggagcagcagcacagtcaggtggaagttgaaactggagcagcagcatggccaggtggactggggacagcatggagtcatcatgtcaggtagtcctggggcatggtcctagggctcaggtcagttgaaactggaacagcagcatggccaggtggactggggacagcaaggagtcatcatgtcaggtagtcctggagctcaggtcctagggctcgggtcctccgagagagagaaagaaagagagaaggagagaattagagaacgcacacttagattcacacaggacaccgaataggacaggagaagtactccagatataacaaactgaccccagccccccgacacataaactactgcagcataaatactggaggctgagacaggaggggtcaggagacactgtggccccatccgaggtcacccccggacagggccaaacagatgTAACCAGCTCACAAATATTAAAAAGTACATTTATATCCACCACCTGGTGCCGTGGGATTTGCGAATGAATGTCTGTATGTGTTTAAATGTGTGTTATTGCATGATTATGTGAGTTCCTTATGAGTTAGTCTTTGGGTTATTGTGAGTCTTATGTAGGACTAtgtgtatttagtttttttatcaTGAAAGACGACATTGATTATACTTTAGCTGGACATGTACATAGTGCCCATCTTCCATTCACATAACAGGATTTAGATGTCTTTGGGATCCCCTACCAGCAGCTGAGCTATCAAGAAGCTCCTGTTCCAGTTCAAATACACTCAATCGCCACTGGATCCTTGCCTCATACTCTTACAGAAAGGCAAACTACAGTGTTGCTTCAGTGGAGAAGGCCAGTGGATGTTTCTCCAGCTCTAGCTGAACGTCATAGTCAAGAGACTCCAAAAAGAGAGTTCTTGTGACGTTGATAGTGCTGGTGGAATACGTGCATTCTGTCTGTTATCTTGTTATCTTCTGGCTCAGTGGGTGCTCTCTGAATGACTCATCATCCAGAAATGCTCCAATAATAGCTGTTTGGTGTGTTATTGGGGAGGTTGTCAGACCAGCTTACTTAATGAGGTTCTACTACACAGTATGCATGTTTTTATCATGTTTACACGTCTTTATATGCACCTGTGGCTACTCCTTAATTTGCTAGTTGTACACATACTTTCCTTCTCTACAGGGACAAGATCCAAGACTACTACCCCAACAACTTCATTCAGAGAGGCAACACTGACCGCTTCTATATCCTCAATACTCTCTTCAACCTTTCAGGTAGCAACAACAGTGTTATTTTGTGTAGTTCTGTACAATCATGCTGCAAATAAAGTAAAGTAGAATGGCTTTGTAACGACCTCCTGCCCCTCCCACAGAGACGTATCTGGATGGCTGCCTTGTGGACCTCTTCACCAGATGCAGCAGATACGAAAAGTGAGTGGACTCTAttatcctcttccctcttctcgtTGCCGGCTCTTTTTCTCTACAGCTGTGAGAATAGTAAATCATAAAACATAAGTGAATAATGTGACTGTAGTTTCTgtactttttttgtgtgtttttttagcTGCCAGAAAGGCTTCAAACATGGTGACTTGTTCATGTCCTTCAGAAGCATGTTCCAGGATGTTCGAGATGCAATGGACTATGTTCATGATACGGTCAGCATTATACAGTACATACGCCACCCCATCCCGACACACGTACTCACACATTATGAAACATTACTGTCTGTGCCTTTGTGTAGACTGACTCTCTCCATTTTGTCACATAGGGCAGTCTGAAGGAAAGCACTCTGAGGAATTTGGATAAATATGTTGTCAGAGACGTGAGTGAAAATAACTTTGAAACCTCCCTTAATTGCTGTTCCATATTGGATACCTTTTCTCGATACAGTATATTGACTAAGTGTTTTGGACATAATTTATGAGATGATACCTCAGTTAATTAGTGATGTTCAACAAGTCTCTGAGATTACATAAACTTTCTCTATCCAGAGGAATcgaccctctccctttctcttcttctcgATAGGTAAACTTGCCTGTTCTCCTGACTCGTATTAAGGAGGTGGCCAAAGTGTTCCTGGCGACCAACAGTGATTACAACTACACAGAGGTCAGTTGTCAATGTTGCATGATGTCCATTCTATACAATACATGATGTCATTCTATCAATACATTCTGTTCTATTCACTTTTATACAAAAGATGTGTCTTTGTTCTTTTTCCTAGGCTATCATGAAATACTTGCTTGAAACTCCACCAGGTGCCAAGGTTAGTCTAGGTGTCTCCAGTTTCAAATGAAGGAAAAGGGTTTTGGGGAACAAATTACCATTCATTTTAATCAacatttcaatatatttttttcttaagtACCCCAAAAAACCGTGGCGCACCTTCTTTGACCTTGTCGTCGTGGATACCAGGAAGCCACTGTTCTTTGCCGAGGGAACTGTGCTGAGACAAGTGGACACGGTAAGAACCTTTCACTCATCATCACATGGTGTGTATAGAAAATATCCTTTAACACACCTCGCAATTAGATTAATGTTCTAATCCAGAGTTATATACTTAGAGTTATGCCAGTTTTTAGAATTGTGTATATTGTTGTAATTCTATACATTCAGTTATATAGCATTGTTTAAATATTCCCCATGTAATGTTAatggggagctaacatggctgccatagaatgttgagTGTCATGTACAGTGACTtcagaagtattcacaccccttgaatttttccacattttgttgtgttacgaagtgagattaaaattgatttaattgtaaaaaaaaaatgataataattaaaaggacgcctgtatctttgtagtgactgggtgtattgatacccaatccaaagtgtaattaataactttaccatgctcaaagggatattcaatgtattattattattatttttaccctTCTACAAATTGGTTCCTTTCTTTGTaaggcattagaaaacctccctggtctttgtggttgaatctgtgttttaaatgCAATGCTCgtctgagggaccttatagataattgtatgtgtggggtatggagatgaggtagtcattgaaaaaacctgttaaacactattattgcacacagagtccatgtaacttattatgtgacttgttaatttttactcctgaacgtatgggttgccataacaaaggagttgaatacttattaactcaagacatttcagcttacatgttttattaatttgtaaaactttctaaaaacataattccactttgacattatggggtattgtgtgtagtggggggaaaaatccatttaaaattcaggttttaacacaacaaaatttgggaaaagtcaagggtgtgtacactttctgaaggcactgtaaatgcttCATAATGCAGAAACCACATTGGCACAACtctctaaatacatggctctgtTCATATCTATCCAACATAGAACACAGGGAAGCTCCGTATTGGAACATACACTGGAGAACTCCAGCATGGAACTGTCTACTCTGGCGGTAAGAATTCAAATGTtaatcccagctagcacataacaaaATGTTTCTTAGAGGTTGGTGAGagcatggttgtcctatggttattttccatacaaccttcccacaactttctgggaatggtgcaggatagttgattggctttggaacattctcagcacatttaagaaaCTTGACAAAAAACAtgattttcttggtatttcattactttaacagaacgtttcctaaaagttAAAACATGGTTACATGTCATTTAaatgttggtaatgttctaggaacgttctccaactggtttgacattgggaatgttctcaaatagttacgagaacgttaagaaacaacgctcttctgtgggaattccagtacttcagcataacatttccGACAGGTTTTCTCATGGTTCTATTTTAAAGTcgtgttctcaaattgttctgagaatgttaagaaaactttccataaaaaaacacaagaaaacttTACTAATGTGCAgagaacgttctaagaatgtATTTAAAAACATATTACATTCTGTTTTCAGCATCAATTCAGCATCAATGCTCAAGTGTATtggctaaatgactaaatgagtGTTTATTTtcttttgaaatggggtctgtttgtgtagACTAAAATGGCCAGCTttgtatgtgtaaaaaaaaaacatggtatGCTAGTTCAATCCTGGTggcacagtggactaattccatggatagagaacagaagatcataggtttgaatctGACTGGCACCGTGCCACAATTCAAAAGAAaagtgtttgcatgattaatgcctaagtaaattcatttccatgtgtcctatctgtgctggcgttcaaaacagttaaccaaACCTAAGCTAGcagtcttattgaaacatgttctcagaacgttatttaATTATCTTCATATAACCTATCATTTCCATTTTCAGAACATTactaaaacctcccaggaaaactttcagggaaccatagtaaaacgtttTAAACATGTGTGTTTCCAGAACAGGCAAAGTTTTCACTTCCGTTTTCAGAATTTTACCAGTCAGGAAACATATGGCTTCATTCCCAGAACCAATAagaaaccaaaaacatacattcCCCCAACTTCCTAGCAACCAAAACTTAAGCTGGGATATTATCATCAAAAAAAGGTAACATGTTCTATATGTTAGGAGAAAGGGATTACGATGGTATTAAATTGAGAGAGGAATAGTGAGTTTCACCCATCTTGGTTTCAGTGGGAGTCATATCAGTGGGTGTCACATCTCAACTTTCCATCCTCTtttatctgtctctcctccctgcaggctCCTCAGACATTGTATGTGAACTGCTGGATGTGAAGGGGAAGGACATTCTCTATGTGGGTGACCACATCTTTGGGGACATCCTAAAGTCTAAGAAGAGGCAAGGTTGGAAGACCTTCCTGGTGGTGCCTGAGCTGGCCAAAGAGCTGCAGGTGTGGACAGAGAAGAACCGTGAGTACAAACATGGTCAACCTCCTCTTCATGACCTCACAGTGATCCTAAATCTGACCTATCATATACCACACACACAACGTGGCCACTTTACATACCTTAGGTAATGTAATCTTGGACACCATTTTGACGAGTGTCTCTTTTTCCTCAAGATCTCTTTGAAGAGCTAAAGCATCTTGATATATTTTTAGCTGAGTTGTACAAGTGAGTGGGCATTTCTTTTGTTCTATGAGTGACACTCGCCTATTATTTCACTTGACAGAGCTGTGCATGATGTTGTCAATCTGACTGGCCTCTCTCCTTAGGCACCTGGACAGTAGCTGTAGAGAGTGCCCAGACATCACTGCCATTCAGACACGGATGAAGGTAAACCTTGCCCACTGACACACAATCCCTCTCTGAGAAATGTTCTaatacagtggttcccaactccagttctcgagtaccaccaacagcacacatttttgttgtagcctctgacAGAAAAAACCTGATTCAATAGTATTTACTGTAATAGTATTTACTGTGGTGTTTTTGCAGACCTTACTGTAGTATTTAGTatactgtttttgttttattatcttgaacatagaagtggaggctttctCCTTGAGGGCATCAATACTAGAGAAATAAGGTATATAACTAAAGTGTACTTAAGTAATAAGGTATGAGGGGgtgttgtatatggccaatataccacaccccacagtaccttattgcttaagtatactaTAGTTTACGACAGAATTATGTAGTAAGTACtgcagtattctatagtaaactgtagtattttttaatGTGGGGTGCGTCGCCTTGTGTTTTACAGGTGGTGACCTATAGGATGGATCTGTCCTATGGGCAGATGGGCAGCCTGCTGCGGAGTGGCTCCAGACAGACTCTGTTTGCCAGCCAACTCATGCGTTACGCAGACCTGTACTCTTCCACCTGCATCAACTTGCTCCACTACCCCTTCAGTTACCTGTTCAGAGCCCCACCTGTCCTGGTGAGTCCCACCTCAGATATCCCTGTGATAATAACAAGGACATGCATCTCTTCTTGCATAAAATCCCTTGCTGAAATGACCATGAAAAAACATTTCTTCCTGATGTTGTCCAGATGCCCCATGAGTCCTCGGGGGATAATCACCCCCTTGACTTCCCTTCACCTGAGTTCTCTGTTCTGGATCAAATCCAGAAGATAGCCGAAGCCAAGGTTTGACACTCATACCTACACAGCTATATGTTATTTACAAATGTTGCATTTTCTGTTTAAATAAACACTGTATTTATCTGTTAAAATAGACATACTTTTTCAGGACTTAAAGCAAGACTATCTTTGTAGtccatatttattttaaaatataaCTTTTATTTTCTTACAGAGGGCGAGTGAGGATAACACAGCGGAACTGAAAGACACGTGAGGATGTATTTGACAAAACAATTATTCCGTTTTGACATGACTGTTCCTCCAGatcaaaaaaaaaagtgtgtgttttTTGGACTGGCAATTTCTTTGGCACAATATGATAAATATAGCGCCACCTGCTGGAATACAGTTTTATAAGTCGTTTTTTATCAATCACCCCTGTATTTTCCCCATGTGATCAGATTGCCAAGGGTTAGGGAAAAGACCATTTGGATAGACACTGATTCTAGGTTCATGTATATAAGTTAATATTTGTCTtaataatatatgtattttttatgtATCTATTGAGCTACAGTACTTTTACACGTCCTATATGCAATACTGATTTTGTTCCCTGTGCAAATGTATATTAACTCCACTGAGCATGTAAACTGAAACATGCTCAGTGACCATTTATTAAATGCTACTCGTTTGTGGTGAATTATTATGCAGGTTGGCTCATCAGCCTATGTTCAATAAGGATGTAGCTAGCTCCTTTGTGGTGGATATGCTTGTTTGGTGGTTATTACAAGTCCAAGGTTAGATGGATTTATGACAattattacatacagtataacaaATATTTACTTCTCTTGTTGGCTACTCGTCACAGCATACCCTATTTTATTTTTAGAATCC
The DNA window shown above is from Oncorhynchus tshawytscha isolate Ot180627B linkage group LG20, Otsh_v2.0, whole genome shotgun sequence and carries:
- the LOC112219398 gene encoding cytosolic purine 5'-nucleotidase isoform X2 produces the protein MILSRAATNLKDIIYPSPIHSSLCLSLHNHIHPWLSLPPFHPNLSSLLSGLVFDTMYGNLLKVDSNGNILLCSHGFTFLKRDKIQDYYPNNFIQRGNTDRFYILNTLFNLSETYLDGCLVDLFTRCSRYENCQKGFKHGDLFMSFRSMFQDVRDAMDYVHDTGSLKESTLRNLDKYVVRDVNLPVLLTRIKEVAKVFLATNSDYNYTEAIMKYLLETPPGAKYPKKPWRTFFDLVVVDTRKPLFFAEGTVLRQVDTNTGKLRIGTYTGELQHGTVYSGGSSDIVCELLDVKGKDILYVGDHIFGDILKSKKRQGWKTFLVVPELAKELQVWTEKNHLFEELKHLDIFLAELYKHLDSSCRECPDITAIQTRMKVVTYRMDLSYGQMGSLLRSGSRQTLFASQLMRYADLYSSTCINLLHYPFSYLFRAPPVLMPHESSGDNHPLDFPSPEFSVLDQIQKIAEAKRASEDNTAELKDT
- the LOC112219398 gene encoding cytosolic purine 5'-nucleotidase isoform X1 — encoded protein: MSDLTIPLSREAFTATTMEDPTRIVTDQPTKSDTDPSISPDVPLVKNMECQHKVFVNRSVPLENIKCYGFDMDYTLAEYKSPDYEDLGFELLRDRLVSIGYPHELLHYTYDPTFPTRGLVFDTMYGNLLKVDSNGNILLCSHGFTFLKRDKIQDYYPNNFIQRGNTDRFYILNTLFNLSETYLDGCLVDLFTRCSRYENCQKGFKHGDLFMSFRSMFQDVRDAMDYVHDTGSLKESTLRNLDKYVVRDVNLPVLLTRIKEVAKVFLATNSDYNYTEAIMKYLLETPPGAKYPKKPWRTFFDLVVVDTRKPLFFAEGTVLRQVDTNTGKLRIGTYTGELQHGTVYSGGSSDIVCELLDVKGKDILYVGDHIFGDILKSKKRQGWKTFLVVPELAKELQVWTEKNHLFEELKHLDIFLAELYKHLDSSCRECPDITAIQTRMKVVTYRMDLSYGQMGSLLRSGSRQTLFASQLMRYADLYSSTCINLLHYPFSYLFRAPPVLMPHESSGDNHPLDFPSPEFSVLDQIQKIAEAKRASEDNTAELKDT
- the LOC112219398 gene encoding cytosolic purine 5'-nucleotidase isoform X3; amino-acid sequence: MYGNLLKVDSNGNILLCSHGFTFLKRDKIQDYYPNNFIQRGNTDRFYILNTLFNLSETYLDGCLVDLFTRCSRYENCQKGFKHGDLFMSFRSMFQDVRDAMDYVHDTGSLKESTLRNLDKYVVRDVNLPVLLTRIKEVAKVFLATNSDYNYTEAIMKYLLETPPGAKYPKKPWRTFFDLVVVDTRKPLFFAEGTVLRQVDTNTGKLRIGTYTGELQHGTVYSGGSSDIVCELLDVKGKDILYVGDHIFGDILKSKKRQGWKTFLVVPELAKELQVWTEKNHLFEELKHLDIFLAELYKHLDSSCRECPDITAIQTRMKVVTYRMDLSYGQMGSLLRSGSRQTLFASQLMRYADLYSSTCINLLHYPFSYLFRAPPVLMPHESSGDNHPLDFPSPEFSVLDQIQKIAEAKRASEDNTAELKDT